The genomic stretch TCTTCCAACGCATCTTCTTTAAAATAAAATCGCCCTTCCCGCCATGCCAGCGCTTGTTCCATATTCGCTGGCCGAACCATAATGTCTCCTGAAACGAGATTAGCGATACCTTGATAGTTCGGCGCAAGCACCCGCAGGTTGCCTGCAAAGTCGATCTCCACCGATCCTTCTACCAGGGTAGTCGTGATGAAATTGGAAGCGTAATCGTTGACATTAAAATGCGTACCCAGTACACGGATGCGCGTGGCCGATGTTCGTACCACAAACGGTATGTTTTGCCGCGCCACCTCAAAATACGCTTCCCCGGTAATCTGTACCTCCCGGGCCGATCCGGAGAACGATGTCGGGTAGGTCAGGGTCGTATTGGCATTGAGCCATACCCGTGTACCATCCGGTAACGTCACCGAATACTGACTGGAACGCGGCACATACAACGAATTATGCGATACCGTCTTTCCAGGGCTGCTGGAATACACCAGTCCAGTACCCTGATGTTGGATCGTCACCCCACTATCCTGTAGATCCCGGTGTTGATCTTTAGCATCCAACGTGATCTTTTGCTGATTGGATAGCGTTAGCACAGCTGTTTGTCGTAACCCACGGCTGGTATCGGATAAGGCCAGCGTACGGTAAGAAGCATCTTTTATACTGAGTGTCCGCCACCATAGACCACCGCCTACCAGCAGTAAAAATACAGCTGCGGCGATCCAATATCGCGAGATAGTCCGTGTCGGCGCGGCAGGCGTGAACACCGCTGCTGCACGCATCCGATCTAAGGAACGGTCCAGGTCGCTGGTGAGTGCTGCTGCCTCGTCTGCTTTGGCTTGGAAATAGGCGCGTAGCTTCGGCGCCCAGTCCGCTAATTCCGTTCTTTCGAGCAGCGGCTGCCGGTGCAGCGGATCTTGCTCGACCCACGCTTGCAGCGTTTGTTCTTCCAATGCCGTTAAACCGATTTCTGATCTACGGATGATCAGTGCAGCAATGCGTTCATATCTTTCCATGGGACAAGATTTTTATGCTACGATGCCTAAGCCTTACCAAACTCGTCTTATATTAAACAACTCGTAAAAGAAGAAATTCCCGCCATTTTGGGGAAATTTTAGCTTTTTTCTGGGCAACAATTTTGAAGAATGATCTTGGACCAATTTAATTGAGCTGTTGGATGTTCTTTAATGCGACCAATACCGCCAGCAGCAAGGCTGGCTGATGCCGCAAAGCAATTCTTAACCGTTCAATAGCGGCAGTTTTCCGGTTCGATACTGTTTTCTTACTGATCCCTAATTGGACCGCTATTTCCTCCAGGCTATAATCTTGCAGACTGAGCTGAAGCACCTGCCTATAGATGTCGGGTAACTTCTCCACTTCGGCGATCACCCGGTTGAACAATTCGTTTTCGACCAGGTAGGTTTCCAGTCCATACACCGGATGGGCCGTATACTGCATCGCCTCCACTCTTTTGTGTAATTGATGGACCCGCTGTTGATGCTTGAGGACATTGGAACAGGCATGAAAAACGGCAATGCTCAACCACTTTGCGATGGAGTCCATCCGCTCAAAAGACGCCCGATGCTTCCATAAGTTCCAGAACACCTCCGCGATCACGTCTTTTACTTCGTCCTTGCTTTGTAACATCTGAAATGCCTGATGATGTGCCTGGCGGTGCAAGTGCCGATACACGGCAACATAACCAGCCTCCTGGCCACTGCGAAAACGGGCGATGGTGATTTCTTCTTCCCTTTTGTTCATCAGACCTTATTGTATATACGCTTGGTGAATGGATAATCCCAATTTTTTGCCTTCGGCGTGATTGGAGAATAAGATTTATCGGAACCTAAGATCGTTCCAGGCTTCCATGTTTTTGGTGTACGCTGGGCACCAGCTGCTACCTTCACAAATATAACTGAGTTAAAATTGAATTGCTGTTGTCTGGCCGTAAGTTAAAAAATAATGACAAAACTGCACTTTTCTGTTTAGCCAGTCCCTGCCAAAATTTATACGGTCGCATAGTACCGCAGTAAATTCTGAAGACCTTCCTAATTTCAACCCTTCATCGCTCGGTAGACGTTCAATGTAACAAACCCTACCAGCAGCGATGGACCAGGAGGTCATATAAAAATGATCACTGCAAGCGTAAAGCGTACTGTAAGCATTAATGTTGTCTGACCCGTTAAAATTAATGCCGATGTAGTCCAACACAGAACAGTTACTTGCCTTATTGAAGCGCCAGCGCCATACAGCGATGGTTGCTTGGTATTTTATTCATTATGAACATATGGTGACCGCCGTCGGCGGCATGACCCGCCACTCAGTGGGCGCCCATTTGATGATGATCAAGGTCATGGTCAAAACCTACGGCGTGCTTCGGATCTTGAAACGCATAAGAATATAGAACCCTTCATGCGCAGGCAGATCGCAGAAGAGGTCGCCGACAAATTCCCTTTTCCCCGTCCTGATTATGATGCTACGATCGCCCGCCTGGTCAAACAAGAGCAGACTGCCAGTGCCATTACCAGCCGGTTGAGTGCCTTTCTGCAGCATTATCATAGTTTTACATCCACATTATTTTATCTTACTACAAGGGCTGTTAAGCCACGAGCCTGTACAGGATTTTTCCAATAGATTAAATGGTTTGTTCCGCAAATCCACCTTTTCCTTGCTCTCCATCGCTGATCGGACCCAAGCACTCTTGCAGGCGATAAAGCTGCTGTCGCCAGCTGAACAGGAGCGCTGCCAGCAATGTATTTTCCCCAGAGAGGCCGTCATGGATTATTCCGTGACCGATGATCCCGATCTATTTGCCGCCTGCGGACCAAAACTTTGCTGTTGGCGCAAGAATCGATGGATATACCACAAGCCGAACCCGCCTTGCCGGGGGAACTCTTTTACCGTGCCCAAATGCAGCTGGCATTTGATACCCTGCCCATGCAATGTCGCTCGATCTTATACTTTTCTTTTGTGCAGGATAAGGCTGCCCTTATGGAGATCAGGGCGAAAACAGTCCGCAATCAACGTGTCATCGGACGGGCTAAATTGAAAGCGTTGTTATCTCCTTGAAAAATTTATTTTTTTAGACCGGGACATTTTTGTTGCGCCATTCATCTATATATGCCAGGTAACCGAAAATGATTGCAGGGCGATGATACCGTAGCATATATCGATTGATTCCGATCAATAATCGTTTTGATGACACTTTTGTAATCTTTGCCTGTCTATGATCTTGAACAAAATGTTTAACCGCGCAATTGGATAGACCAGTGGGCGGGGGCGAATAATGGAGGATGATTCAATCCGCTGCGCCAAAAGCGCATGAAATATTTCGGGACCATGATTTTCTGCTCATGCCCACCCCACACATTTTTAACGAAGTCGGTGGATTCCGGAAAATTTGCCCATCATGCCGGGGTCGATAGGTAAGTCCTTCTTGTTAGCGTCCAATGCGGACCGGTACGAACTGCCGATCCCTGAAGATGTCGTAGCACTCACCGGCATTCAACAGAATCCGTAGCCCTATATGGTGACCTTTGCGGTGACCTTTGTTGCAAGGAAGGCCGGTCCACAGGACTGGCTTTTTTTGTTGGTGATAAGGATGTTAGCACCCAGTTTGCAGAGCGGTAATAGATAAGGTCACCTTTTTACCGGCCTTGACATGGTGGGATAGGCCTTATCCCTTATGTTTGCCCTGCAAAAAATACCGTCATGATCCCCGACAAAGTATTTAAAAGCCTCCCGCATGTATTCAAGACCTATACCATGCACTCCAAAGGTGGGCCTGTACAGCCAGGCTATCACCCGGACTATGTGCTGCGTAAATACGAAGATTAATTAATGCTAAAGTGTGAAAATATCTCCAGCCGCAAAACCTTTGTGGGCGGGATGATGAAGGCCGCCTATTTTCTACAAGGAGATCGCGCAGGCACCCTTGTATTTGTTATGGTGCCCAAAGACAATACCACCGCAACGGCCATCGCTAAACACCTCAAGCCCTACCTGGAATGGGTTATGCCACATGCCAATTTGCGTACCGTCTATATCATCGAAGCAAAACATTATTATCAGTGTGACGTGGTGATGAAGGTGGGTAGTCGGGCATTCAAAAAAGTTATACTATTAGTGTGATCGTACTGTAGGAGACATTTGACTACCGCGCTTCCCACCATTGTTGCAGAATGATGGATGTACTAAATTTTAGTATGTTTGCCGCGCCTTGGCCCGTGAAATAGATGCTGTCTGTCCACGTCTGACCCGTTAAGCATGCCAAGGCCTATGAAAAGATATTTGTAAATTGCCAAACCTCTGCCATTATGATCTTACAGGGTCTCTTTATCCCTGCTATAATACTATTTTTTTCCTGCTAATTGTTGCCTATGCAGCTTACCTGCATCAGTTGCCACGATGGGTATATGATATTCGTGTCGCGATAATCCAGCTTCAGTGCACAGCTTTGGTCAGCCCTTTACAGTATATGAAAGTGCTGTTTGATCGTTGTGAGCGTTCTATGGAGAGGCTTCGCAATACCCGGCGAAACCCCGTGCCAATAGCAGGCGGTTTCAACCAACGACTATCACGCACGGGGAGGAGGAGGCGACGCCCTACCAGGCGATGTCGGCGGTCAACAAATTAGTTCTTTTCAAAATGCTGACTGGGGATTATCCCAGGATAGATTATGTAATGATGTTTCAAGCCTATTTATAGGAAGATAGCATTTGGATAGATTTTACAGCTTTTTTCGACCGCTTTTCGTTTATAATCCTTTTTTTATTGTTGGTGAGTTTTAAAAGGTGGTTTTCTGAAATCCGCCACCAGAAAAAGTTGTAAAGGTCATGTCAAATCCTGTTTTCCCGACAGATACAAAGAGGTAATTGATAATTACCTCTTTGTCATTTATAAGTATTGCTGACAGTCAATTTCTATAAATTCTTAACATTGATTTTGCAAAATGCATTATTAGTGTTGTCTGGATGCTTTTTTTTAACATCTTTATGAAATGGGGGCAACAATAAATACATTCTTGAAAATCTATAAAAGTCATTTGCTATTAATATGTTGACGACTTTTATTTATAGTTCTTTTAGTCGTTCAATTTCTCTTTTTATTTGATCAATCACTTCATTATTGTAAATAGTTTTTTTGCCGGATGCTGCTTTGATCGAATAAACAAAAAATACATTTCCTCCATACTTGCTTTCGAACTTTTGGTGATTAACCATATGCATTTCTACCCATTGATATTGGTTGATTGAGTGCCCTGATGAAACCGGCTTTATCTGGATGCCGATATATTTATCCTTAACTTGTATAAAAAAGTCAACATTGTATTTTCTATCCCAGCTATCTGGGGCTGGTTCTATTTTCACCCCAACTGCTTTTTCCATTTGCCCATAGATAGTGTCAATTTCTGTCTTATATCCTTCAAAAGTTCTGTTTAATATAAGGTTGTAAACATAGTCAATGCACTCTTCTTCTGTTATGGAAAGTAATTCGTTTTGAACTATTTCGGTTAGCTTTACAAATAGAGTTTGTCCTAACGAATAAATATATTCCCTTGTTATTTTTCCTCCAGCTTTCTTTTTTTGATAAGCATTTTGAAAATAATAATTTTCCCATTCTTTATATTCAATGGGCGCACAAGATCTAATTAATTCTGAAGTAGTACCAACACTATGGGATTTGTTCAGGCCCCATCTGTTTAGACCATAATTTAGGAGTGTTTCACGCTTAAACTTCAAGTTCGATCCATCGACGCCGGAAAGCCATTCTTTTTCCATTGTACTTATTGAATTGAAAGTCGTTGTTTCGTTGTTTGTTGAGCCTGATTATTTATGTTCCAATTTTTAATTAGTGCAGATCTCCTATCATTATCTCTTCTTGTCCTATGCTCTAAGCTGTCTATGTATTGTTCCAGTTCAGACAAGGTTGCAATTTCGAAAAAGCCAGCCGGTTCTGAAGTTACTGCTCCAATAAGATCTCCATCATGTTCAATGCATTCTTTAATGAGAGTTCGCAGTTTAACTTGGTTGCTGCTGGTTGAAAATCCAAGTTGTTGGGCTAAACTCACAGCTCCAATAGCATTATACCTGCCCTTTTTCAAGGCAGATAATAAGTCTTGTCTTTGTTGTTGCGTAAAGGTTTTTGGCATTTATAGATACTTTTAATAAAATGGGGGTGTAATGATAGTTGGTTTATTCAATTATTCTGGAAGGATTATTTCACGAGGGATTGAACTGCAATACAATTTACCTTAATTTTCGAATTTAGAATTGAATACGCAAATGTAATATGTATATTATTTGTTTTATATTGATTAGCAATTGTCTATATTCTTTTTCAACTGTAAAACCTAATGCGAAGTTCCCAGTATATCTAAATTAAACAATATTTTTTTTATTAAAGATTGCAATGGTGGAAATCTAATTAATAATAATATCTGCTTATGTGTTAAACTTGCAACTAAATGCAAAATCATAAGATTTATCATACAATTTTAAGTGGCAATGCCCAAAAAGTTCGCCAAATCAAAAATCATTCCATTGACTTGGTAGTTACATCTCCTCCTTACCCAATGATTGAAATGTGGGATGAGGTAATGTCTGGGCTCAATCCCGAAATCAGACTTGCGCTTTCAGAGAACGATGGCAATACAGCATTCGAGATGATGCATCAAGAGTTGGATAAGGTGTGGAAGGAGATTTATCGTGTATTAAAACCCGGTGGAATTGTATGTATCAATATCGGGGATGCAACAAGAACACTGGACGGAAATTTTGCTTTATATCCCAATCACTCAAGAATTATTGCATCTTTTCTTAAGCTGGGATTTTCTAATCTTCCTAACATTATATGGCGAAAACAAACTAATTCCCCCAATAAATTTATGGGATCTGGTATGTTGCCGGCAGGCGCATATGTCACCTTGGAGCATGAATGGATACTTATCTTTAGAAAAGGACAAAAAAGAGTTTTTTCATCAGAAAATGAAAAAAGTAAACGTCGAAACAGTTCATTTTTTTGGGAGGAAAGAAATAATTGGTTTTCGGATCTATGGGAATTTAAAGGAACTCGCCAGTTTATAGAGAATTCTGAAAGCAGGGATAGAAGTGCTGCCTATCCATTTGAGTTACCGTATAGGTTGATTAACATGTATTCTGTCAAAGGGGATGTCGTATTTGACCCATTTTTAGGTACAGGTACAACAACGATTGCTGCAATCGCATCTGAAAGAAGTAGTGTAGGAGTCGAGATTGATAAGGCATTTTTAACCTTGATAAAAAATAGAATAGCGCAGTTAGATATCGATCGGCTTAATTATTATATTTCAGAGAGGTTAAAACAGCATAATATTTTTGTGAGAGAGTATAAAAAAGAATTTAAGCACTATAATCATTTTCTTAAATCGCCAGTTGTTACTTCTCAAGAAACAGAATTACAGTTCTCTTATTTAATAATGATTAAGAAGAAGTCTGAAGATTATTTTGAAATAGAATATCAAACAATTGAAGCAGATAATATTGACGTGCCAATAATAAGAAAAGAAAAGAAGCAACCTTCTTTAGGGTTTTAATGAAAAAGTAAATGTTTTGATAGAAAGATAGATATTGTATTTGAGATAGTCCAGTGCGTTCATTGACAACAATTCGTGATTCAGCTTTATAATTGTATAAATTTATTGAGAAAAAAATTGTTCCATCATAAAAAGCGGCACTTCTACAAGATCTTTTCAACTGTTTTTGAGTAAAAGCAACACATATTTTTTTATTGTCAACAAATAGATACAAATATTTGCCAGGATAAATATCGTAATTTTTGGAACCAAGGGGCGCAGGCTTGTATCCTGTCTTCCGGAATCAAGCAAAAAGAGCCTTCAGGCTTTGTCTGCCATTAGATCGGATTTTCCAAAAATGCTTTACTATACTCAATTTTTACCTCAAATCTCTTCTTAGCTTCAGGCGTCACAGGCGTAAAGAAGTTCACAAGATTGCCATCCGGGTCCCTGAATAGCAGTGATCTGTTGCCCCAGGGCATGGTAGTGGGCTTTTGTACCACTGTATCCCCAAAAAAATTGGCTAATGCCTCATACTTGCTATCAACGTCTTCAACCTGGAATTCGATGATGACCGACCTGTTTTCGGCGGCTTTGGCTATTTCAATTCCACCAAATAAGGCTAAGGTGTTTGTGCTTCCAATGGCCAATGTTGCAAGGGGTGTGCGCAATTCGGCAAAATCCTCCGTGTATCGCGTCAGCTGTACCCCTGCGACTTGCTCATAAAAGTCAATAAGCCTATTAATGTCAGCAGTGATGATCCGGACTGAAGAGAAATTCATATCATTGATGATTTCATAATTAATAAGACAAAATAAAGCCCACCCAGTGGCAACCCTATGTCAACAAGTGTTTGTCTCGGAATAATTATTAATCATATTCAAACTGCTGTCAGCAGTCTTTCAGGAAGCAGGGCATGCGATTTTCCCGGTATCGATTGGTTGCTGTTACATGTAACCGGATGTGAGACAAAATGGAGACTGGTTATACTTAATATTTTAGCTTCGAGAAGACTCCATTACTTACTGTTTTATTCCCTGTTGCAGTGCTGCTTTCAGGTACTATTTCCGCCGAAAAATAGCCACTCATGGTCCGTTTCTCAGGATCGATGGTAGTGATCGTGATCGTAGCAGAACCGCCGCTGCCTGCGGAGCTCCAGGTGAGGAGTGGAGCATACCTGCTGAAGACCGTGCGCATCGACAGGCGTACCTGAGACTTGCTGGCGCCCTTGCAGATGTAGGTACCTGGTCCGTTTACCTCGTCCAGCAGGATTTCAAGGCTGTGCATGATCACGGGTTCAGGCTTCTTGGGACCTGAAGGTATAGTAATGGAGTTGTACGAACTTGTATTGAACATGTGGAGGTCCGGGCTGTTATACTTACTACCCACTGATGTTTTGCGCAAATGTGTTGTTCCGTCAAATTCATAGGAAATGTAATTGGGCGATTGCGGATCCGAATCTGCGAAAAAATTGATGCGCCCTACGTTCAGGGATTGGTCTCTTTTCACTGTTACTGTAAAGGGTACATCCACATCGCTCAGGTAACCGATACTCTTGCTCATGGAAATCCGGTAATCCCCGGCCGGTAGCTTTTTAATGGAGAAAGCTCCGGAAAGCGGGTCCAACTCGGCCTGGTATCCAGCTGAATTGTCGGATGTTAAAACCGCGAAGATGCTTTGTACAGCTGACACAGGATGGACAATACCGCTGATGGAGGCTGTATTCATAGCGGCGCCGGAGGTGAATTCAATGATGCCCAGGTCTGTGGACTGTCCCTTTAGAAGGGTCAGGCTATGTGGATCGGGTGGGCCGTAGGCGGGATCTGTTGTAAAAGAAACCTGATAAGGGCCTGCAGGCAGGTTTCTGATCTTGAAATAGCCATTTGCATCGGGCCTGGCATTATAGATGGTCTGGGATTGTGTATTGGTCGCTGATATACTGGTGGTATTCACTACAGATACCGGATAGATGCGGCCTGTTATGCTGGCGGTGGAGGAGGGATCGGCAGGTTTAGTGGTGTCGTTTACATCAATATTATCCTGACTGATTGTGTCAGTTTTTCCACAAGCTCCTGATAGCAAGGAAATGCACAGGGCAATCAATACTGCAGACTTTTTCATTTTACTGATTTGGTTCACAAAATTAACAAAGGCGCTCGGGCAAGGCAATCCCGCAGATTGGGTGGTTTTTTAGGGAAAATCCTCAAAATGACCTTTATAAGTATTTACTTTAGGCCGGATTCCCTCTTCCATACTCATTATTTCGCCTATGCTGTTCGATAAACTGGTCGACTATTTTTTGCCGGCTGCTATACGAAGGAATAAAACGCATCCGCGTTTTGAGGAATTTCGTGTAATAGTAAGCTCTGCCGTACTGGCGCTTCCCATCCTGGCCGTTTTCCCGCTTTTTTTGTTATCCCTCGGGAAAGCTTACCTGGGATATTACCTCAACCTGGCGCTTGTGCTGTGCCTGCTGTTCTCTATCAGGTCCTATGGGCATTATCGATTACCCATGAGCTTACTTGCGGTAGTGACTTATTTTATCATTTATGATTTTATAAAAGATACTGGTCTCATCTACTCAACCCATATGGGTGTGATGCATGTCTACTTGCTGGCAGCAATATGGACAGATAAAAAATGGGGGTGGATCGCCATTATTACCAATGTCCTGATCTTTATTATCATTTACCGGCAAACGATTGGTATGTCAGTTGCCGGTGATGCTGCCACTATGCTGGGTAGCCCCCTATACGCACTGATATTGCATTGCTTCATTACTGTTTTTCTCGGCGGTTTACTTGCTTACGAACAGATGTCGCAGGAAAAGAATCGTCAAAAGATAAGGTCCTTGCAAGACCAGAAGATCAGCCTACTGGATGAAGCAGTGAAACAACGGACGGAACAGCTCAGCAACATGCGTCAGGTGATGGCTGCTGATTTTCATGACGAAACAGGTAATATGCTATCAGCCATCACCAGGCAGGCTGCCCTGCTGAAACTTAAATTACAGGACAATCATTCCGCGTTGCCCATAGCAGATAGTATCATCCGGAACAGTAATGATCTGTATGCCCGCAGCAAGGATTTTTTATGGAACCTGAATCACAATAGTGATGATCCGATGGAATTGTTCAATTACCTCACGGCGCACGGTCAGCAATTCTGTAATCAATTCGATATTGCGTTTTCATCTGTAGCAAAAAACGTTGTGTCAGAACAAAAGAAGTTGGCGCCTTTTGCTGCCCTGAACCTCATATTTATCTTTAAAGAAGCGATGACCAATATAACAAAGCATGCAGATGCCAACGAGGTCTCTATTGAAATGCAGTACTTTGATAATAAGGTCATCTATATTATACAGGATAATGGGCGATGGAAGCAGGCGGATGCCCGGCAATCTCATTATGGTCTTATGAATATTGAGCGCCGGTGCGAAAAGAATGCTTTCGGCTTCCGTCTTTTCAGGGAAGAAGGGACCCGTTTAGAGATTACGGCCCCGATTTATCCATTTTTTAGTTAAAGCAATAAGCAAATGAAAAGAATTGTTATTGTTGAAGACAACAGCAAGATAAGGGAAGGGTTTGCTGCAGTAATAGAAAGTTCCGGTAAATACTATTTAGCCGGTAGTTATAGTAATTGTGAAGATGCGGTCAGGAATCTTGAAAAGAATAAGCCAGATGTAATATTGATGGATATTGAATTGCCTGGCATGAGCGGCATTGAAGGCACCCTGAAGATCCGTAAGCAATGCCCTGAATGCATCATTTTGATCATTACCGTGTTTGAAGACAGTGAAAAAGTATTTCAATCGCTTTGTGCCGGCGCCACAGGGTATCTTGTCAAAAATTCAAACCTGGATGATATCATTAAAAGTATAGATGAGGCATTGTCAGGAGGGGCTCCTATGAGCCTGCATATTGCCAGGATGGTTGTTCAGTCTTTTAAGCAGTCGAATAATTCTCCCTTATCTGAGCGGGAAACGGAAGTGTTGCAGGGGATAGCGGAAGGGAAAAGCTATTCCAAAATAGCGGTAGACCTTTTTATCAGTAAAGAAACCGTCAGGAGCCATATCAAGAAGATCTATCAGAAACTGGAAGTGAACAGTAAATCGGCAGCGCTGTTAGTGGCGGGCAATAACAAATGGTTGAATAAACCTAAATTCTGATTGGGTAAAAGGCTTCCTGCCATACTATCACGGATGATCTTTTTCCTGAATGGAACCCGAGTCCAACTGATCCAACCTGGAAATTACAGATATTGAAATGGGAAGTATTACTTAACATCTTTCAATGAAAGGGCTTTCAAAAATATTTCTTTAAATAAAAATAGGATGTGTCAACAGTATGACACATCCTATTTTGCAGACATTGTTCAGAAATGGGAAAACGTATAAAATAGCTGACTACTTGTCAA from Candidatus Pseudobacter hemicellulosilyticus encodes the following:
- a CDS encoding FecR domain-containing protein, with amino-acid sequence MERYERIAALIIRRSEIGLTALEEQTLQAWVEQDPLHRQPLLERTELADWAPKLRAYFQAKADEAAALTSDLDRSLDRMRAAAVFTPAAPTRTISRYWIAAAVFLLLVGGGLWWRTLSIKDASYRTLALSDTSRGLRQTAVLTLSNQQKITLDAKDQHRDLQDSGVTIQHQGTGLVYSSSPGKTVSHNSLYVPRSSQYSVTLPDGTRVWLNANTTLTYPTSFSGSAREVQITGEAYFEVARQNIPFVVRTSATRIRVLGTHFNVNDYASNFITTTLVEGSVEIDFAGNLRVLAPNYQGIANLVSGDIMVRPANMEQALAWREGRFYFKEDALEDIMENLARWYAFKPVFRGKVNGKYSGVFSRTKPLEKILSMLALDGGFTYKIQPNDVVEITPQ
- a CDS encoding sigma-70 family RNA polymerase sigma factor, producing the protein MNKREEEITIARFRSGQEAGYVAVYRHLHRQAHHQAFQMLQSKDEVKDVIAEVFWNLWKHRASFERMDSIAKWLSIAVFHACSNVLKHQQRVHQLHKRVEAMQYTAHPVYGLETYLVENELFNRVIAEVEKLPDIYRQVLQLSLQDYSLEEIAVQLGISKKTVSNRKTAAIERLRIALRHQPALLLAVLVALKNIQQLN
- a CDS encoding MjaI family restriction endonuclease, yielding MEKEWLSGVDGSNLKFKRETLLNYGLNRWGLNKSHSVGTTSELIRSCAPIEYKEWENYYFQNAYQKKKAGGKITREYIYSLGQTLFVKLTEIVQNELLSITEEECIDYVYNLILNRTFEGYKTEIDTIYGQMEKAVGVKIEPAPDSWDRKYNVDFFIQVKDKYIGIQIKPVSSGHSINQYQWVEMHMVNHQKFESKYGGNVFFVYSIKAASGKKTIYNNEVIDQIKREIERLKEL
- a CDS encoding site-specific DNA-methyltransferase, with product MQNHKIYHTILSGNAQKVRQIKNHSIDLVVTSPPYPMIEMWDEVMSGLNPEIRLALSENDGNTAFEMMHQELDKVWKEIYRVLKPGGIVCINIGDATRTLDGNFALYPNHSRIIASFLKLGFSNLPNIIWRKQTNSPNKFMGSGMLPAGAYVTLEHEWILIFRKGQKRVFSSENEKSKRRNSSFFWEERNNWFSDLWEFKGTRQFIENSESRDRSAAYPFELPYRLINMYSVKGDVVFDPFLGTGTTTIAAIASERSSVGVEIDKAFLTLIKNRIAQLDIDRLNYYISERLKQHNIFVREYKKEFKHYNHFLKSPVVTSQETELQFSYLIMIKKKSEDYFEIEYQTIEADNIDVPIIRKEKKQPSLGF
- a CDS encoding VOC family protein; the protein is MNFSSVRIITADINRLIDFYEQVAGVQLTRYTEDFAELRTPLATLAIGSTNTLALFGGIEIAKAAENRSVIIEFQVEDVDSKYEALANFFGDTVVQKPTTMPWGNRSLLFRDPDGNLVNFFTPVTPEAKKRFEVKIEYSKAFLENPI
- a CDS encoding carboxypeptidase regulatory-like domain-containing protein, which gives rise to MKKSAVLIALCISLLSGACGKTDTISQDNIDVNDTTKPADPSSTASITGRIYPVSVVNTTSISATNTQSQTIYNARPDANGYFKIRNLPAGPYQVSFTTDPAYGPPDPHSLTLLKGQSTDLGIIEFTSGAAMNTASISGIVHPVSAVQSIFAVLTSDNSAGYQAELDPLSGAFSIKKLPAGDYRISMSKSIGYLSDVDVPFTVTVKRDQSLNVGRINFFADSDPQSPNYISYEFDGTTHLRKTSVGSKYNSPDLHMFNTSSYNSITIPSGPKKPEPVIMHSLEILLDEVNGPGTYICKGASKSQVRLSMRTVFSRYAPLLTWSSAGSGGSATITITTIDPEKRTMSGYFSAEIVPESSTATGNKTVSNGVFSKLKY
- a CDS encoding response regulator transcription factor, which encodes MKRIVIVEDNSKIREGFAAVIESSGKYYLAGSYSNCEDAVRNLEKNKPDVILMDIELPGMSGIEGTLKIRKQCPECIILIITVFEDSEKVFQSLCAGATGYLVKNSNLDDIIKSIDEALSGGAPMSLHIARMVVQSFKQSNNSPLSERETEVLQGIAEGKSYSKIAVDLFISKETVRSHIKKIYQKLEVNSKSAALLVAGNNKWLNKPKF